Below is a window of Desmonostoc muscorum LEGE 12446 DNA.
TCCCAAGTGACGTTGTGCGTAAAACAATTAAACTGCCTGCGGGAGGCGGCCGCCTGCCTGGGTTCTTCCACTGAGAAGATAAACGTCGAAAGACCAGAAATGCTGTGTAAATCCATCATCGGGTTAAGTTCCGAATATCCCTGTGATATCCCCAACATGGCAACAGCAAGTGACACAGGAAGCTTATACTGTACCGAAGCTACAGTATAGCTACTTCACGAGAAATATTCTCCTAATGGTATGTATCTTTTCTCATCATAGTTTGACAAAAAGCCTAATTTTATAACAAAGCAGGAACATAAAATTCATTGTGTTCCTGCTTTATTCACATATTTATGAAGTTAGGGTATAAAAAAGTTTAATTCCCTAACTTTATTTATCGGTTAAAACTGCCCTTGAAACAAGCGTTGCCAGTGTTTTTATGGATATAAATTAGCGAACTTACAACTCGATTTTTTTGTTCATGACTAAAGTTGCCGTGCTAATTAGCTTTAAAGCTTAATCTCTTGACTGAGAATTTTAATCTCAGTATCAGGATAGTAGAATTGCAGAATTTTCTGACTCGACCAACCAAGTTTAGCTAAATTTTGAGCGCCAGTTTGACTCAAGCCGACTCCATGTCCTAATCCACCACCAATAAAGGCGTATCCCCACAGTTCTGGTTTACCTTTATTCAAGGGTTCTATGTAAAAAAGTGTACTTGTGGGAGCGGCAAAAGCACTGCGAACTTCGTCTTTGTGGAGAATAAATGTGCTTTTATCAGTTTTGACAGCGAGTTCGAGGATGCGTCCACTCTGGCTTCGCTTCACCACAGCCATAGCCTGGATTGTCTTAAATTTGGCGTGAGGACTATTTTTAGAAAGCAAAAATTTCTGTAAATCCTTGATAATATCCTCTAAACGAGTTTCCCTCCGCCAACGAAACATATTCCACTTACTTTCATTAAAACCTTGTTGCATATTAATAAACTTTTGGAAGTTCTTTTCATCGGCTAAACTTTGCTTCGACAAGTCCCAAAGATTAGTAGCAGCATCGATTACAGGGCGCAGATAAGGACGATCTTCACCATTCCAGACATCGCTGAAGGAGGCGGTGACGCCACCAGTGGTGGAAGAATACAAGGCGTCTACTAGTTCGTTTTTATAAGTTAGTACCTTACCCCTAGTTGCAGCGATCGCTTTATCTGTTTTAAGAGCTGCTCCATTCAATCCATAATAAACTTGGCAGTGAGTATCAGCACACAACTGGTAGTTATCTGCGGCAAATCTACGTAAATTTCTCAAGGCATAAGTGCGAGCCAGAATTGCTTGGGCTTCTAGCGCCGTTGTTGGTGCATCAATGCCTATTTCATAAGGCACAACTCCACGCAAATAAGTTTCTAAGGGTACTTCATTAACTAAAGTATATGTACCGTAAGCATTTGGCTGTAAATTTAGCCGCCCTGCATACAAACGAGCATTTTCTGGCTTATCGCTTTTATTCACCCGAATCAAGTTTTTATCAGTGGTGACTTCCAACTGATTTAGACTGTAGCGCTTACCATCCACCACCCAACTCACTCGCGGTACTTGTTTGGTAATTTTAGTATCAAGATATACTTTTTCTCCGTTAGTAGCTTGGATGTTCTGCAACAACAAGCGTCGCAGTAAAGGAGTGCTGTAAACGTCGCGTTTCGCCCAAACCTGCCAGCGTTCTGGCTGGGCTATTTCCACTTCCATTCCCTGAGAACGCCATTTTTTTGCACTGTCTTCCGCAGTTTCAAAGGTGCGGTACGTACCCAAGATTACCACTTCTTCAACTGCTGGCTGGGGTAAAGCTTGCATAACTGTTTCCAGCTTCACAGGCTTATTGGTAACCACAACTTGCTGCTTGTTACCCGTTTGAAATTTTAGCTTTAAGCGATCGCCCTTTGTCGGTTCCAGTTGCAGTTTCGCTGTGGCTTCGGCGCCAAATCGCTGCACAATCCCAATTTTCAGTTCTACATCCTGAATATTGCTCTCAGGCCCCGATGCCGCAGTCAGTCCCAATAGGCTAAATGTCGCCACCACAGTGTAGGAAAAACGCCAAAAGGAAAATTTCATGGCTACCTGATAGCAAAGCGATAGCGAGTACTTGAGCGTCTTTTGCCCCTGAATGCGGCGTTGGAGCTGATTTTCCAATTGCTTTGTAGCGCGGTCTTTTTGTCGCATGAGTGCTCCAATGATACCATTACCAGTTTTGCCCCAAATAAACACTACTTGCAAAACAAAGTCATAACGATTATGATTTATTTAAAGGCACAAGACAGAACTAATTGATAAACTCCTTATGGTTAGAGTCCAAGAAATTCCATTAAATCAGATTAAACGCCCGTTGCCCCGTGCAAACGATCCAAATAAAGTACAAGCCTTAATGGAATCGATTGCCCAGATTGGGCAGCAAGAACCGATAGATGTTCTAGAAGTAGATGGACAATATTATGGCTTTTCTGGTTGCCATCGGTATGAAGCTTGCCAACGTTTAGGCAAAGAAACCGTTTTAGCCAGAGTCCGTAAAGCACCCCGTAGCGTTTTGAAGATGCACTTGGCATAGAGAATGGGGAGTGGGGAGTGGGGGAGATGGGGGAGATGGGGGAGATGAGGGAGATGAGGGAGATGAGGGAGAATAATTAATAACCAATTCCTACTCCCCACTCCCTACTCCCCACTCCCCAATTACATATAACCTAATTAGGAGAAAATTATGTCATCACAAGTAACAGTCAAAAACGTAAATATCGGCATTGACGAGGCGAGTAGGGCGAAAATTGCCGAGGGATTATCTCGGCTGTTGGCTGACACCTACACACTGTATCTGAAAACTCATAATTTCCATTGGAATGTGACAGGGCCGATGTTCCAAACGCTGCACCTAATGTTTGAGACCCAGTATACAGAATTAGCGTTAGCAGTTGATTTAATTGCCGAGAGAATTAGAGCGCTTGGTTATCCTGCACCAGGAACCTACAGCGAATATGCCAAATTAAGTTCGATTCCAGAAACTCCTGGAGTTCCTAAAGCTGTGGAAATGATCCAGTTACTAGTACAAGGACAAGAAGCCGTAGTCAGAACTGCACGGTCTATTTTCCCCGTAGTGGACGAAGTTAACGACGAACCTACCGCCGATTTATTGACTCAGCGGATGCAAGTACACGAAAAGACAGCTTGGATGTTGAGAAGTTTGCTGGAAGAATAGGAATGGGGACTGGGGACTGGCGACTGGCGACTAGGAAATAATTCTTTTAACTCTTAATACCCAATACCCAATCCCCAGTACCCAATCCCCACTTCCCCATGCCCAATATTGATTTCACCCAAAAGTTACAAAATTTAATGCAACGAGTGGGTATTTCTAGTTTTAAAGCGCTCAGCCGTGCTGCTGGTGTCTCAGAGGGTCAAATTTTGCGGTTACGGCAAGGAAAACTAGAGCAGATGCGGGTAGATGTGCTGCTGAAGCTGTCGCCAGTGCTACAGATGTCATTGAGTGAATTAGTCACAACTTTTTCAAATGTAGAATTATTACAAAATACAGCAGCTAATAATTGGACTTTGGACAAAAAGAAGTTTGTTCGCGAGTCACACTCGCGAACAAAAAACTAGTCATCAGAAATTACCC
It encodes the following:
- a CDS encoding SpoIID/LytB domain-containing protein — encoded protein: MRQKDRATKQLENQLQRRIQGQKTLKYSLSLCYQVAMKFSFWRFSYTVVATFSLLGLTAASGPESNIQDVELKIGIVQRFGAEATAKLQLEPTKGDRLKLKFQTGNKQQVVVTNKPVKLETVMQALPQPAVEEVVILGTYRTFETAEDSAKKWRSQGMEVEIAQPERWQVWAKRDVYSTPLLRRLLLQNIQATNGEKVYLDTKITKQVPRVSWVVDGKRYSLNQLEVTTDKNLIRVNKSDKPENARLYAGRLNLQPNAYGTYTLVNEVPLETYLRGVVPYEIGIDAPTTALEAQAILARTYALRNLRRFAADNYQLCADTHCQVYYGLNGAALKTDKAIAATRGKVLTYKNELVDALYSSTTGGVTASFSDVWNGEDRPYLRPVIDAATNLWDLSKQSLADEKNFQKFINMQQGFNESKWNMFRWRRETRLEDIIKDLQKFLLSKNSPHAKFKTIQAMAVVKRSQSGRILELAVKTDKSTFILHKDEVRSAFAAPTSTLFYIEPLNKGKPELWGYAFIGGGLGHGVGLSQTGAQNLAKLGWSSQKILQFYYPDTEIKILSQEIKL
- a CDS encoding ParB N-terminal domain-containing protein, translating into MVRVQEIPLNQIKRPLPRANDPNKVQALMESIAQIGQQEPIDVLEVDGQYYGFSGCHRYEACQRLGKETVLARVRKAPRSVLKMHLA
- a CDS encoding Dps family protein, which gives rise to MSSQVTVKNVNIGIDEASRAKIAEGLSRLLADTYTLYLKTHNFHWNVTGPMFQTLHLMFETQYTELALAVDLIAERIRALGYPAPGTYSEYAKLSSIPETPGVPKAVEMIQLLVQGQEAVVRTARSIFPVVDEVNDEPTADLLTQRMQVHEKTAWMLRSLLEE